In Desulfurellaceae bacterium, the genomic window GATTTCCAGGTCACGTGCCTGGTTGCGGACGAGATGCGCCGGCGTCAGGTCGGCGAGGTGGTGACGTATGTGGTCAACCGCAACATCAACTTCACCAACGTGTGCATCAAACACTGCACCTTCTGCGCCTTCAGCCGCGAGTACCGTGAAGAGGAAGGCTATTTTCTGCCCGAGCAGGAAATCATCCGGCGCGCCCGGGAGGCCGTTGATGTGGGCGCCACCGAGGTGTGCATGCAGGCCGGTCTGCCGCCCAAGATGAACGGCAATCTGTATGTCGATCTGACCCGGGCGGTCAAGAAGGCGCTCCCCGACCTGCATATCCACGCCTTCTCACCCGAAGAGGTCTTGTACGGCGCAACGCGGGCGGCGGTCTCGATTCCCGACTATCTAGCCGCCCTTAAGGACGCCGGCCTCGATACCCTGCCCGGCACCTCGGCCGAGATTCTTGACCAGGACATCCGTGACCGCATCGCCCCGGGCCGCATCACCACCGACCAGTGGATTGAGGTCATCACCTCCGCCCACGGCCTGGGCATTCCGACCACCTCGACAATTATGTACGGCCATATCGAGACCCCCCAGCACTGGGTCAAGCATATGAACCTGCTGCGCGACATCCAGAAGGACACCGGCGGCTTTACCGAGTTCGTTCCCCTGTCCCTGATTCACCAGGAAGCGCCGATGTACCAGCGCAAACTGGTTGACAATGTGCGGCAGGGCGCGACCGGCACGGAAGTCGTCAAGATGCACGCGGTCGCCCGTCTGATGCTCGGCCCGACCTTCCGCAATATTCAATCGTCGTGGGTCAAAGAGGGCCCGAAGATGGCCCAGCATCTGCTGAACGTCGGGGCCAACGACCTGGGCGGCACCCTGATCAACGAGAGTATCTCCACCTCGGCCGGCGCCCAGTACGGACAGCTCGTCCCGCCCAAAGAACTCCGACGGCTGATCCGCGATGTAGGTCGCACCCCGGCCGAGCGTGGGACGACCTACAAGCTGCGGACGGTCTTCAGCGGTCAGGACGAGGAGCTGAGCCCGCTTGATCTGGTCGAAAACCCGGACGAGCAGTTCGGTTCCTACCGCAGGCTGACCGCCTCGGATCAGTTCCGCTACGTGCATCCGTTCGAACGCGAGAAGCGGGCCGCTTCTCACTGACACCAGCGGGCGGCATGCCCTTTTCCCAGTTCAGCATGCCACGCACTGAGGACCTCAGGATTACCGCTCTGGCCGGCGGGGTGGGAGCGGCCCGCTTTTTGCGCGGGCTGGTGCGCGTTATCAATCCGGCCAATCTGTGTGTGGTGGTCAACACCGGCGACGACGACGAATTTTTCGGTCTGTGCGTATCCCCGGATCTCGATACCGTCACCTACACGCTCGCCGATGCCGTCGATCACACCAAAGGCTGGGGGCTGCCGGACGAAAGCTTCCGCAGTCTCAAAGCACTGCAACGCTACTACCCCGAGACCTGGTTCGGTCTGGGCGACACCGACCTGGCGACCCACCTGTTCCGCACCCAGCAGCTGCGACAGGGCAAAAGCCTGACCGCAGTCACCGCCGCCATCACCCGCGCCTGGGGGGTACGGGCCACGGTGCTGCCAATGAGTAACGAACCGGTCCGGACGGTGGTCCACACCGAGGCGGGCGCCCTGCCCTTTCAGGAATATTTTGTCAAAGGCCGGGGCGAGGGGCGGGTCGGGCGGGTCGAGTTGCGCGGGCTGGACGGCGCTTGCCCGGCGCCGGGCGTGTGTGAGGCCATCCGATCTGCACATATGGTGATTCTCCCGCCCAGCAACCCGCTCGTCAGCATCGGGCCGATTGTGGCCCTGCCGGGCGTTCGGGACGCCCTGTGTCAGACCCCCGCGCCGGTGGTCGGCATCAGTCCGCTGGTGGCCGGCAAACCGATCAAAGGCCCGGCCGACCGCATGCTCAGCGGCCTGGGTATCGAAGCCTCGGCGGCCGGGGTGGCCGGCCTGTACGCCGACTTTCTTGACGCCTTTGTCATTGATAGCCAAGACGCGGCTCTGCGGACCAAGCTCGAAGCCCAGGGGCTGACGGTTCGGGTGACCGATACGATCATGAGTGATATGGAGAAGTCGGTCGCCCTGGCCCGGACGGTTGTTGAGCTCGTCACACAAGAAACCTAGAGGAACAGGTCTTGCCAGACTGTCGATCTGAAGGATTTTCCATGAGCACGATTGCACTCATCCCCATCCCCGACATTCCCCAGATTCAACCCGGTGACGACCTGGTTTCGATCCTTCTCGACGCCATTGACCGGTCCAAGGTCGGCCTCAAAGACGGCGATATCCTGGTCATGTGCCAAAAGATCGTCTCCAAGGCCGAGGGCGCGGTAGTCGATCTCAAGACCGTCGAGCCGTCGGATTTCGCCCACCAGATTGCCGACCAGTGGGAAAAAGATCCCCGCATCGTCGAGGTCGTGCTGCGCGAGAGCAATCGGATCGTCATGATGAAAAACGGGGTGGTGATCACCGAGACCAAGCGGGGCTGGGTGTGTGCCAACTCGGGGGTCGATGCGTCGAATACCCTGGCCGACGATATCGTCATCGTCCTGCCCGAAGACCCCGACAAGTCGGCCAAAGACATGCGAATTGCCATTCAGGAGCGGCGCAACATCTCAATCGGCATCGTCATCACCGACACCTTCGGTCGGCCGTGGCGCGACGGTCTGGTCGAGTTTGCGCTGGGCGTCTCGGGCTTTGAGGGCCTACTCGACCTGCGTGGCGGTGAAGACCTGCAGGGCCGCGAGCTGAGCCACACCGTCATCTCGGTGGCCGACGAACTCGCCTGTGCGGCCGGCCTGCTGATGGAGAAGAGCGCGGCCGTATTGTGCGCGGCTACAAATACATTCCGGCCGAGGGCAACGGACAGGTCCTGATCCGCCCGGCCGAAGCTGACCTGTTTCGCTAAGCCGCGGCTAGACGCCCACAGCTCAGGGGAGCTACCCTATTCTCCTCGTATGACCCACCGGGCATTCCTGCTGGCACTCGAAGACCTGCCGTTGACCTGATCGTGCGTGGCTGGCGCGTGCTCAGGAAGATGTATTGACGGCACCTATCAAGGGCATCACGGTGCATACATGCGTACCACCCTAACCTTGCTGCAGCGGGAGATGCGGCGCACCGACAGGAGCATGAAGGCCGTCGTCAACGATGCGTTGCGAGTCGGCCTCGGCGTCCAGGGGAAGATGAGGCAATTGCCGCCGTTTAAAGTCGAGCCCCACGCCTTTCATTTCAAACCTGGTGTTGACGCCGACAGGCTCAATCAACTCGTGGACGAGCTGAAGGCGGAAGCGCTTTCTCGAAAGCTCGAACGGTGATCGTTCCCGACATCAACCCGTTGCTATAGGCCCACGATTCGGCATCCCGCCGGCACCAAGCCGCGCGTGAATGGTGGGAAGCGCTCATGAATGGAACAGACACAGTGGGCCTCCCCTGGATTGCCATCCTGGGTTTCATCCACATCTCGACGCACGCGAAGATCCTCGACAATCCGCTCGACGTGGGCGGCGCCTGTCGCCGAGTGCGGTCCTGGCTTGACCGCCCGCAAACGGCTCTCATCCATCCCGGCCCCCGGCATGCTGACATCCTGCTTGGTCTGATTGAGGCAGTCGGCACGGCGGGTAATCTGACAACGGATGCGCACCTGGCCGCTCTCGCAATCGAACATCAAGCCGAAATGCATTCCACCGACGCGGACATGGCGCGCTTTCCAGGATTGCGTTGGACGAATCCCCTTAGCTGAGTCGCCTCACAACCTCGTCTGCCTTCTCGGAAATGTTCGGCAGAGTCCGTAGGTTCGGATGAGCCGCAGGCGTAATCCAACATTTCCGGCCCGTTATCCAGGCTTCAGATTCGCTTATCACGATAGGGAACGTTGCCCCGAACGAAGACGCAGGCACACAGTATCCGACGTGATGGTGTTGTACATGATTACACCCCAGCGTAGGGTAGACTTCGCTCATGTTATTCTACCTGGAGGACGACCATGAGCCTCACCATCAAGAACGAGGAAACCTGCCGGCTGGCCGGTGAGTTGGCGCGGTTGACCGGTGAGACCATGACCGGCGCGATTACCGTCGCGTTGCGCGAGCGCCTTGCACGCGAGAAACGCCGGCACGATGCGGATGCCCTCGCGCGGGAGCTGCACGCCATTGGACAGCGTTGCGCCAAACTACTGAGGCCGGGACCGTCCTCCGTGGAACATGGCGACCTGCTCTACGACGAGCGGGGATTGCCAAAGTGATCATCGACAGCTCGGCAGTGCTGACTGATACCGGTCACGATCAAACATCTGGCTCGATCTCTATAGAAGTGTTTAGGTTAGGGGAATTGTCGGCTTACGCTTCGCTAATCCGACCTGCGGAGTCCCACTAGGGACTTACTGGAAGGGGTGGATGCTCATGGTCTTCCCACGGAGCGTAGAACCATTTTGGACACTTCGGTGGTGATGGTGTAGTTTGAAATCGGCTCACCAGTACGATTTTGCTCCACTGTTTTCTACCCACGCATTCCCGTACTCTTGCCTCGATTATTGCGCGCTCCTCTTCTGTCAATACTCTAATGGGTGCTATAAGAACTTCATCATCAAAAACCAACCACCACTGTTTATATTCCTTCGCCCGTTTTCCCTGTCGTACCTTTTTGGTTTTCTCCTCCACACCAGCAGCAATTCGCTCGGACAAAACGGATACGATAAGGGAGCCTGTGTCTTCACTCACTTCCGCGAAGCTTCCCTCATTGCTTGCCGGCCACAATTGCAATATCACTCCTCGGCCACGTATCCGCTCCAGGGACAACAGCTGAATTTCTCTACCTCCTCCCCTGGTACGGAGTGCCTTGCGAGCTTTCTCCTTCCATTCTTTATCGCTCTTACTTGGCGGGCGCGGCTCTCTGGGGTCGTACTCGCAGAAGGAGTGCCATCTCGGTGCGTTCTCTTCTTTCGAGACTTCTTCAATCAGACGCTTGAGAGCCCGCTCAAAGGCATGTTTTTTGGTCCTGCTCCACCCGTCAGAATCATGCAAGAGGGTTACTTCCACAGCAATTTCTTCCTCCATGTACTTCACCAAGAAATCGGGAGGACCGTCCCCATCACCGACATATCGAATATCTGTTGCTCCGATTTGTTCGAGCCACTCCTTGACCCAAACTTCACTCCCCTTTGGGATATCTTGTCGATCTTTTGTTGTGGCCATCCCGTCTGTTGTCGCCGAGACCGGCCCCGCATGCAAGGTGGGTCGCCATTACGACACCGGTCGCGGCACGAACCACCGACACCGGTGACCGCTTTCGTTCTCCTGCTGACTCAGCTCCAATTGTTCAGGTAAAGAAGCTGATCGCGTAGCGCTTCAGCAGAAAAATTGTTCAGGATGTAAGGTAGATTTTAATGGCGGCCATCGTCAAAGGGACGAATCGTCGGCGGATATTTCCGCAGAACTGCGTCAAGATTGGTTAATTCGGTAATTTCCCGGTCCATCTCAGCCTGATGGTCGTAGTAGTAAGACAGCGCGTCGTGGATTTCTGCCGGCCTGAGAGCGGGAAACTCGCGCAGGAGTTCTTCAACAGACAATCCACGACGGTAGTCTTGAATGATGGAACTCACCGGAAAGCGGCTTCCTCTGATGACAGGTCTTCCTCCCTGAACGTGCGGACGACGCTCCACATAGGGATGACCTGTGTCCGTTGGCATAGTCCGGGTGCTCATCGTGCGCTCCTGCTGATATATTATCGCTATCCTAGAGCGTTCTCTGAAGCCGGGCAATGGATACGGTCCCCACCCCAGTCATGACACAGATGCGAAATACGATTCCGCTTGCTCTCCGCAGCATGTTTTT contains:
- the cofH gene encoding 5-amino-6-(D-ribitylamino)uracil--L-tyrosine 4-hydroxyphenyl transferase CofH, translated to MATNGLASVLEHIDPQVSTILHRALDGEEVSWQEGLRLCETNGLDFQVTCLVADEMRRRQVGEVVTYVVNRNINFTNVCIKHCTFCAFSREYREEEGYFLPEQEIIRRAREAVDVGATEVCMQAGLPPKMNGNLYVDLTRAVKKALPDLHIHAFSPEEVLYGATRAAVSIPDYLAALKDAGLDTLPGTSAEILDQDIRDRIAPGRITTDQWIEVITSAHGLGIPTTSTIMYGHIETPQHWVKHMNLLRDIQKDTGGFTEFVPLSLIHQEAPMYQRKLVDNVRQGATGTEVVKMHAVARLMLGPTFRNIQSSWVKEGPKMAQHLLNVGANDLGGTLINESISTSAGAQYGQLVPPKELRRLIRDVGRTPAERGTTYKLRTVFSGQDEELSPLDLVENPDEQFGSYRRLTASDQFRYVHPFEREKRAASH
- a CDS encoding 2-phospho-L-lactate transferase, with translation MPRTEDLRITALAGGVGAARFLRGLVRVINPANLCVVVNTGDDDEFFGLCVSPDLDTVTYTLADAVDHTKGWGLPDESFRSLKALQRYYPETWFGLGDTDLATHLFRTQQLRQGKSLTAVTAAITRAWGVRATVLPMSNEPVRTVVHTEAGALPFQEYFVKGRGEGRVGRVELRGLDGACPAPGVCEAIRSAHMVILPPSNPLVSIGPIVALPGVRDALCQTPAPVVGISPLVAGKPIKGPADRMLSGLGIEASAAGVAGLYADFLDAFVIDSQDAALRTKLEAQGLTVRVTDTIMSDMEKSVALARTVVELVTQET
- the cofE gene encoding coenzyme F420-0:L-glutamate ligase; amino-acid sequence: MSTIALIPIPDIPQIQPGDDLVSILLDAIDRSKVGLKDGDILVMCQKIVSKAEGAVVDLKTVEPSDFAHQIADQWEKDPRIVEVVLRESNRIVMMKNGVVITETKRGWVCANSGVDASNTLADDIVIVLPEDPDKSAKDMRIAIQERRNISIGIVITDTFGRPWRDGLVEFALGVSGFEGLLDLRGGEDLQGRELSHTVISVADELACAAGLLMEKSAAVLCAATNTFRPRATDRS
- a CDS encoding type II toxin-antitoxin system VapB family antitoxin, which gives rise to MSLTIKNEETCRLAGELARLTGETMTGAITVALRERLAREKRRHDADALARELHAIGQRCAKLLRPGPSSVEHGDLLYDERGLPK
- a CDS encoding DUF433 domain-containing protein; protein product: MPTDTGHPYVERRPHVQGGRPVIRGSRFPVSSIIQDYRRGLSVEELLREFPALRPAEIHDALSYYYDHQAEMDREITELTNLDAVLRKYPPTIRPFDDGRH